One Atribacteraceae bacterium DNA window includes the following coding sequences:
- the hyi gene encoding hydroxypyruvate isomerase, which translates to MFKFAANLTMLFTELPFLERFKAARETGFKSVEFLFPYDYVTHDIQRLLDENGLNMVLFNLPAGNWGSGERGITNNPRKTEEFRRGVEEAIVWAQALKVPRINCLAGKTLSDISSDEQWDTLKDNIRYAADVLHENGLELLLEFINHYDVPGFMLNTSKQALKMIDEVGKPNVYLQYDIYHAQKEEGNLAGIMREHIARIKHIQIADNPGRHQPGTGEINYRFLLNELDKLGYEGYVSLEYIPKPDTWKSLEWVATHGFSL; encoded by the coding sequence ATGTTTAAGTTTGCCGCCAATTTGACTATGCTGTTTACGGAGTTGCCGTTTTTAGAGCGCTTTAAGGCCGCCAGGGAGACGGGCTTCAAGTCGGTTGAGTTCCTATTTCCGTATGACTATGTTACTCATGATATTCAGCGCTTGTTGGATGAGAATGGGCTTAATATGGTATTGTTCAACCTGCCCGCCGGAAATTGGGGTAGCGGCGAGCGGGGCATCACCAACAACCCGAGGAAAACGGAGGAATTTAGGCGAGGAGTTGAGGAGGCTATAGTCTGGGCGCAGGCACTTAAGGTGCCGCGTATAAACTGTTTGGCAGGCAAGACCTTGTCGGATATTTCCTCGGATGAGCAATGGGATACACTGAAGGATAATATCCGTTACGCTGCCGATGTCTTACACGAAAATGGGCTGGAGCTGTTGCTCGAGTTTATCAACCATTATGATGTGCCCGGCTTTATGCTCAACACTTCAAAGCAGGCGTTGAAAATGATAGACGAGGTTGGAAAGCCCAACGTATACCTGCAGTACGACATTTACCACGCCCAAAAAGAAGAAGGAAACCTGGCCGGTATAATGCGCGAGCATATTGCCAGGATCAAGCATATCCAGATCGCCGACAATCCGGGGCGACACCAGCCGGGAACGGGCGAAATCAATTATCGGTTCCTGTTGAATGAATTGGACAAATTAGGATATGAAGGTTACGTGTCGCTTGAATACATCCCTAAGCCTGATACTTGGAAATCGTTAGAGTGGGTGGCTACCCACGGCTTTAGCCTGTGA
- the garR gene encoding 2-hydroxy-3-oxopropionate reductase, protein MDKKIGFIGLGIMGKPMAKNLLKAGYSLVVHDINAGAAEELSAAGAEKAKSGKEVAEKCGIVITMLPNSPQVREVVLGKDGILEGAREGSILVDMSSIAPLVSRELFGRAKKQGVIMLDAPVSGGEPKAINATLSIMVGGPLEAFEKVKDILLKMGSSAVLVGDTGSGNVAKLANQIIVALNIAAMSEAMVLASKAGVDPEKVYQAIRGGLAGSTVLDAKAPMVMQRNFNPGFRIELHIKDLMNALDTAHEAGVPLPLTAQIMEIMQALKVDGKAGNDHGGIIQFYEKLAKVEVKKS, encoded by the coding sequence ATGGACAAAAAAATAGGATTTATAGGCTTGGGCATAATGGGCAAACCCATGGCCAAAAATCTGCTCAAAGCCGGATATTCCCTGGTTGTGCACGATATCAATGCCGGGGCGGCTGAAGAATTGTCGGCCGCCGGTGCCGAGAAAGCCAAGTCTGGCAAGGAAGTGGCAGAAAAGTGCGGGATCGTCATAACTATGCTTCCCAATTCGCCTCAGGTCAGGGAAGTTGTGCTGGGCAAGGACGGCATTTTGGAGGGGGCGAGGGAAGGCAGCATACTGGTCGATATGAGCTCGATAGCTCCCCTGGTCTCCAGGGAGCTATTCGGCCGGGCCAAAAAGCAGGGCGTGATAATGCTGGATGCCCCGGTGAGCGGCGGAGAACCCAAGGCCATAAACGCCACTCTTTCGATTATGGTTGGCGGCCCGTTGGAAGCTTTTGAAAAGGTAAAGGATATCTTGCTGAAGATGGGTTCATCAGCCGTGCTGGTGGGGGATACGGGTAGCGGGAACGTTGCCAAGCTGGCCAACCAAATAATTGTGGCGCTAAACATTGCAGCCATGTCCGAGGCGATGGTGCTGGCCAGCAAGGCGGGGGTAGACCCTGAAAAGGTTTACCAGGCCATAAGGGGAGGACTTGCCGGCAGTACCGTTTTGGATGCAAAAGCTCCCATGGTTATGCAGAGAAACTTTAACCCGGGATTTAGAATTGAATTGCACATCAAGGACTTGATGAACGCCCTAGACACCGCCCATGAGGCAGGAGTGCCGCTGCCATTGACCGCACAGATCATGGAGATAATGCAGGCGCTTAAGGTTGATGGCAAGGCTGGAAACGATCATGGGGGAATAATACAGTTCTACGAGAAATTAGCCAAGGTTGAGGTTAAGAAATCATGA